In Aedes albopictus strain Foshan chromosome 3, AalbF5, whole genome shotgun sequence, the genomic window AATTTCGGCTGTTTAATCAAAATAAGCTATGTAACGGTGCTTTTATTGTCAATCATCGGTCAAACACCAATTTTAATATGTAATCTATGTaatttaatttgtaatttatGATTTATTACTAAACGTAAACCTGTCAGTAACAATAACTTCTAACCATGTCAAGTCAAGAACCAAAATCAGATTATTTCACCAAGAATACGCAAATAAAACGCACAACTACTTCGACCGTATTTCACATTTTTATCTGAAATTACATCACTTCTCTCTAAACTATGATACATTCCTGCAATACCTGGCATCCTTACCTAACTGTCGGAGATGTTCATTTTTCAAAATGGTTAAAGTTATATCtcgatgtatgtatgtaggtacgtGTGTTGAATGTACCTTTTCTCTATGCTATGCTCTACGCTAATTAAAAGTATTTCTCAAATTCGATGCATGATAAATAACTTTAACACATAGTGATTCAGACCCCATATTTTTACTAATTTGCGTAATTACGATTTGTGTATTTTCTAGAGGGACCATTTGCCTGAATAATTCGTAACAGTCATTCAAGTTTTTATGGTTTtttttgtcatttcttgaaacatttcaaattcaCCGCACATCAaccttattttttaaatatgtatcGTAAAACTGATACGTGAAACTTAACGTTTTTTTTATGTGCCCGTATTGATTAGACTTTTGTAAGTTACTGTTGAATTTTAGAACTGATCTCTGTAAGATAAAATTTACAAATTATGGTTCCATCATTTGTCATCAAAAGCTTTAAAATGACTCgtgtgggcctgtccataaactacgtagactcttagggggggacggggggggtctggccaaagtctacgctccatacaaatttcgaaaattttgtttaacaaaagtctacggagggggagggggggggggttctgggatggcccaaaatgagtctacgtagtttatggacagcgcctgttGAGTGGTGCTTATCTTGCatgaaacaaagtttggaggtaGGTACATTAACTCATGTACCTATATAACATCATTTTCTAAAGTAACTCTTTCATCGAATATTTGTGGTCGTCCTGATAAGGACGGTTTTTATTGTAACGATGTCGATAGTTGATTTAGGCCTTCTTTTCGGTTTTCTTGGGCAACAGCACTGCCTGAATGTTAGGCAGTACACCACCCTGTGCGATGGTAACTCCAGACAGAAGCTTGTTCAATTCCTCATCGTTACGGATGGCCAACTGCAAATGACGTGGGATAATACGGGTCTTCTTGTTATCACGGGCAGCATTTCCTGCCAATTCAAGCACTTCAGCAGCCAGATATTCCATCACGGCAGCAAGATAA contains:
- the LOC115264620 gene encoding histone H2A is translated as MSGRGKGGKVKGKAKSRSNRAGLQFPVGRIHRLLRKGNYAERVGAGAPVYLAAVMEYLAAEVLELAGNAARDNKKTRIIPRHLQLAIRNDEELNKLLSGVTIAQGGVLPNIQAVLLPKKTEKKA